In the Thermodesulfobacteriota bacterium genome, GGCATTGGGCGGTGGGGGGGCGCTCGCCCCGCCATAGGGCCCGCGGGAGCAACGATCAGTGCTTCTCGGAGAAGGCCTTCACCTTGGCCAGGAAATCCTTCCCGATCTCCCCCTCGAACTGGTTCCAGACGTCGCGCTGGGTAGCCTTGAACCGTTCCATCTCGTCGGCGGGAAGGCGAATGATCGTCACCCCCTGCTTCTCGAGCTCGGGGACGGCCGTCTGGGTCAGCTCCATGCTCTGCTGCCGTGCCTTGGCGAAGTTGCGCTCCACTACGCCGGCGATGAGCTCGCGGATCTCCGGGTCGAGCCCGTTCCACCAGCGCTCGTTCACCATGAAGAAGAAGAGCCCCACCATGTGGTCGGTGGCGGTGAAGTTCTTGGTCACGTCCGCCAGGCGCAGGCGCACGACGTTTCGGGTCTGGTCGGTGCCGTCGATGACCCCCTGCCGCAGGGCGGGGATCACGTCGCCCCAGGCCATGGTCACCGGATTCACGCCAAACGCCTTCCAGAAGGCCAGGGGGTAGCGGTTCTGGGTGGTGCGCATCTTCATGGCCCGCAGGTCGGTGAGCGTGTTGACCGGCTTGGTGGTGGCCAGCCCGTAGAGGCCGAAGTAGCAGAAGTCGAGGCACCGCAGCCCCTTGCTCCGCGGGGAGAGGAAGAGCTCGTCGCGCAGAGCATCTTCCTGGCGGAAGGCCTCCCACTTCTCGTAGGAGTTCATCAGGTAGGCCAGGGTGGCGATGCCGTACTTCGGGTCGAGGTCGGGGGTGTTGGTGCTGGGGGAGAAGGCGGCCTGGAGGGTGCCCATGCTGGCCTTCTTCGCGATCTCGATCGCGTCACCCATCTGTCCGCTGTGGAAGTACTGGGCTTTCACCCTACCCCCGGACGTCTCGTTGAGCTCCTTCTCGATCCAGAGGCCCACCTCGGTACCCGGCTCGTTGGGCGGGATGAAGGTGGCGAACTGGAACGTGACGGGGGAGGCCCAGGCCGCTCCCGCCAGTCCCAGGAGCCCCAGCGCCACGAGTGCACCGTTAGCCAGTCTGCCCATTGTTCTTCTCCTCTTCGTTCATCGGGTTTCGTGGGGCGAGCTCGCCGGCCACCGCCGGCGCCGAACGCGGTCCGATCCGGGAGATGCTGGGGACCGCCCCGAGCGACGCCCCGGGGCGTTTCGCGGAGGCTTTGCAATGGATGTGCCCGCGTCTTAGAACGCGGTTTCCGAGCCCGTGGGGTGCCGGCCGGCTAGGCGGGCAGGTCAGGTTTGACCATGACCCGTCCGCGCAAAGCGAAAGAAACGGCGAACGGACGGCCTTGGCGGGGTGCGTCAGGATTGCCCGTCAGACCTGACCATGCGCAGGCGGCGGGTGAGGGTGGAGAGGCTGATCCCCAGGCCGTGGGCGGCCTCCTCGAGGGTTTTCGAACGGGACACCGCCCGGCGGATGATCCTTTGTTCGTGGCGCCGGAGCTCGGTTCGCAGGGGAAGGGTTCCTCCGCCTTCCTCCTCCCGGTCCCCCTCCGGCTCCCCCCGGTACTTGCGGGGGAGGTGCTCGGGCCGGATGAGCGGCTCGCGGGCCACCACCACGAGGTGCTCCATGAGGTTGGCGAGCTCCCGCACGTTGCCGGGCCACCGGTACCGGCACAGGGCCTCCAGCGCCTCCTTGTCGAGGCGGGTGGGGATGGCGTACTTGCGGCCGTAGGTCTCCAGGTAGTGATGCAGGAGGAAGGGGATGTCGGCCTTCCGCTCCCGCAGGGGCGGGATCACCACGGGCACGACGCTCAACCGGTAGTAGAGGTCCTCCCGGAGCACGCCGTCCCGTACCATCTTCTCCAGGTCTTGATTGGTGGCGGCGAGGATGCGCACATCGACCTTCTTGGGCTTGGTCCCCCCGACACGCGTGATCTCGCTGTCCTGGAGCACGGACAGCAGCTTCACCTGGAGCTTGAAGGGGAGATCTCCGACCTCGTCCAAGAGCAGGGTGCCCTTGTCGGCGACCTCGAAGTAGCCGAGCTTTCCGTCCCGGCTCGCACCCGTGAAGGCGCCGGCCTCGTACCCGAAGAGTTCCGACTCCAGGAGGTCGGCGGGGATGGCCCCGCAGTTGATCTTCACGAAGGGGCCTGCCTCGGCGCGCGGGCTCGCCTCGTGGATCATTCGGGCCACCCTCTCCTTGCCCACCCCCGACTCCCCCAGGAGGAGCACCGTGGCGTCGACCCGGGCGATCCGGAAGGCCATGTCGATGATCTGACGCATCTCGGCGCTGTGGGCCACGAGATGCTCCTCGATGGCCTGCTGCTTGGCCTCCTGGAGCGCGATGAGGTACCGGGAGATGAGCTTCTGGGATTGCTCGTACTTCTCCTTGAGCTGGGTGAGATCGGTGATGTCCCGGAGGTTGCAGTAGATGCGCGAAACCTTCCCGTCCGGGCCGAAGATGGGGACCCCGGTGCTCAGCACCTGCCGCCCGGCCCGGGTGCGGATGATGACGGTCTGGGGCATCCCCGTCTCGATGACCTTGAGCGAGGCCGAGGTGTCCGAGAACCCCTCCCGCACCAGGTCGGCCG is a window encoding:
- a CDS encoding TRAP transporter substrate-binding protein; translated protein: MGRLANGALVALGLLGLAGAAWASPVTFQFATFIPPNEPGTEVGLWIEKELNETSGGRVKAQYFHSGQMGDAIEIAKKASMGTLQAAFSPSTNTPDLDPKYGIATLAYLMNSYEKWEAFRQEDALRDELFLSPRSKGLRCLDFCYFGLYGLATTKPVNTLTDLRAMKMRTTQNRYPLAFWKAFGVNPVTMAWGDVIPALRQGVIDGTDQTRNVVRLRLADVTKNFTATDHMVGLFFFMVNERWWNGLDPEIRELIAGVVERNFAKARQQSMELTQTAVPELEKQGVTIIRLPADEMERFKATQRDVWNQFEGEIGKDFLAKVKAFSEKH
- a CDS encoding sigma 54-interacting transcriptional regulator, with protein sequence MEARKPLPEQDDARALAARVAQLEELNRDLMGMIENSYDGLCIVDGDSRLLLLNPGFERVMGLDGKEILGRRTADLVREGFSDTSASLKVIETGMPQTVIIRTRAGRQVLSTGVPIFGPDGKVSRIYCNLRDITDLTQLKEKYEQSQKLISRYLIALQEAKQQAIEEHLVAHSAEMRQIIDMAFRIARVDATVLLLGESGVGKERVARMIHEASPRAEAGPFVKINCGAIPADLLESELFGYEAGAFTGASRDGKLGYFEVADKGTLLLDEVGDLPFKLQVKLLSVLQDSEITRVGGTKPKKVDVRILAATNQDLEKMVRDGVLREDLYYRLSVVPVVIPPLRERKADIPFLLHHYLETYGRKYAIPTRLDKEALEALCRYRWPGNVRELANLMEHLVVVAREPLIRPEHLPRKYRGEPEGDREEEGGGTLPLRTELRRHEQRIIRRAVSRSKTLEEAAHGLGISLSTLTRRLRMVRSDGQS